One window from the genome of Eleginops maclovinus isolate JMC-PN-2008 ecotype Puerto Natales chromosome 15, JC_Emac_rtc_rv5, whole genome shotgun sequence encodes:
- the gnpat gene encoding dihydroxyacetone phosphate acyltransferase, which translates to MPSNAVYSHRDPMLKKRDDFEDILEERRTSSDLRYALRCYTPALYKGETPCQSSLLKSMVLQSDQLHYVISQISKETGKATDDVRDEASAILEEMAHSLQLSTVRFFAFSLCKVFKTLFRSICVNEEGIQRLQQAIQEHPVVLLPSHRSYMDFLLMSYLLFTYDLALPVIAAGMDFMGMKVIGEMLRMSGAFFIRRSFGGDQLYWTVFSEYVRTMLKIGYAPVEFFLEGTRSRTSKSLTPKLGLLNIVMDPFLKGEVYDVHVVPVSISYERILEETLYARELLGIPKPKESTSGLFKARKVLSEDYGSIHVYFGQPVSVRSLAEGRVNRRQFNLLPRHISRRPGEDIHSFVNDSAYKLVRAQEENMVLKPWVLLASLLLQNHHQDQEQDQGMAVDQLTAQALWLRDVSRQYGAFLHWPDHIPASEVVSSSLSLHRGLVRLSEGRVQLAVEQAGGPAVPGEAPSTTSPEEELLNQAVVILSCASYRNQALHVFLRPALLASAIHTASSTLKQDVFNSFSFLRNIFSNEFILCPGATVQDFEEACFLLGKTGVLQVTQQEVLVTESGHRTLSFLTNMLDPFLQGYQVVCRFLCEEATETLTEKQFIPAVRKFIIKHLLAGSLRYTEVLSSDLQKNSLAALLRLGAVRKIKGVEQGTLKVDKVMVNSLEDTLGGKLPTQKAVAARL; encoded by the exons ATGCCATCCAACGCAGTTTATTCG caCAGAGACCCTATGCTGAAGAAGAGGGATGACTTTGAGGACATtttggaggagaggaggacctCCAGCGACCTGAGGTACGCCCTCAGATGTTACACCCCGGCTCTGTACAAGGGAGAGACGCCGTGTCAATCCAGCCTGCTGAAGAGCATGGTGCTGCAGTCTGACCAGCTGCACTACGTCATCAGTCAG ATTTCCAAAGAGACGGGCAAGGCGACTGATGACGTCCGGGACGAGGCGTCGGCCATCCTGGAGGAGATGGCTCACTCGCTGCAGCTCAGCACCGTTCGCTTCTTTGCCTTCTCGCTCTGCAAAGTCTTTAAAACCTTGTTCAGGAGCATCTGTGTCAACGAAGAGGGAATCCAGCGG cTCCAACAGGCCATTCAGGAGCACCCGGTGGTCCTGCTACCCAGTCACCGTAGTTACATGGACTTCCTGCTGATGTCCTACCTCCTGTTCACCTACGACCTGGCGCTGCCTGTCATCGCTGCCGGCATGG ACTTCATGGGGATGAAGGTCATCGGGGAGATGCTGCGGATGTCTGGAGCTTTCTTCATTCGGAGGTCGTTTGGAGGAGACCAGCTGTACTGGACAGTCTTCTCAGAGTACGTCAGGACCATGCTCAAG ATTGGATATGCTCCAGTTGAATTTTTCCTGGAGGGGACCAGAAGCAGGACGTCCAAGTCTTTGACTCCAAAGTTGG gTCTGTTGAATATCGTCATGGATCCGTTCCTGAAGGGGGAAGTGTATGATGTCCACGTGGTGCCGGTAAGCATCAGCTACGAGCGGATCCTGGAGGAGACGCTTTACGCCAGAGAGCTGCTGGGTATTCCCAAACCCAAAGAGTCCACCTCA GGTCTGTTCAAAGCCAGAAAGGTCCTGAGTGAAGACTACGGCAGTATCCATGTGTACTTCGGTCAACCCGTGTCCGTCAGGAGTTTAGCCGAGGGCAGAGTTAACCGCCGGCAGTTCAACCTGCTACCACG ACACATCTCCAGGAGGCCGGGCGAGGACATCCACAGCTTTGTGAACGACTCGGCTTACAAGCTGGTGCGGGCCCAGGAGGAGAACATGGTGCTGAAGCCCTGGGTCCTGCTGgcctcgctgctgctgcagaaccACCACCAGGACCAGGAGCAGGACCAGGGGATGGCGGTGGACCAGCTGACTGCACAGGCCCTCTGGCTGCGGGACGTTTCCAGGCAGTACGGAGCCTTCCTCCACTGGCCCG ACCACATCCCTGCATCAGAGGTGGTTTCCTCCAGTCTCTCTCTGCATAGAGGTCTGGTGAGGCTCAGTGAGGGGAGAGTGCAGCTGGCTGTGGAACAAG CAGGAGGACCGGCGGTACCAGGGGAGGCTCCCAGCACCACCTCCCCAGAAGAGGAGCTCCTGAACCAGGCAGTGGTGATCCTCTCCTGCGCCTCCTACAGGAACCAGGCGCTGCACGTCTTCCTCCGCCCAGCCCTGCTGGCCTCAGCCATCCACACCGCCTCCTCCACCCTGAAAC aGGACGTCTTCAACAGCTTCAGCTTCCTCAGAAACATTTTCTCCAATGAGTTCATCCTCTGTCCTGGAGCCACAGTGCAG GACTTTGAGGAGGCCTGTTTCCTGCTGGGGAAGACTGGAGTGCTGCAGGTGACCCAACAGGAGGTTCTGGTCACAGAAAGCGGACACAGAACTCTGTCCTTCCTCACCAACATGCTGGATCCCTTCCTACAGGGATACCAG GTGGTGTGCAGGTTCCTGTGTGAAGAAGCCACTGAGACTctgacagaaaaacagtttATCCCTGCCGTCCGGAAGTTCATCATCAAGCATCTTTTAGCAG gCAGTTTAAGATACACCGAGGTGTTGTCGTCTGACCTCCAGAAGAACTCTCTGGCAGCTTTGCTCAGACTGGGAGCGGTGCGGAAAATCAAAGG CGTGGAGCAGGGGACGCTAAAGGTGGACAAGGTGATGGTGAACTCATTGGAGGACACTTTAG GAGGAAAACTTCCCACTCAGAAAGCTGTCGCCGCTCGCCTCTAA